In Agarivorans gilvus, one genomic interval encodes:
- a CDS encoding MotA/TolQ/ExbB proton channel family protein, translated as MNSLLNTYQQASHILSDLLYQGGWVLSLLLMLSSLLASLLLERYWFRFVSYPKLLRNYQQTQSKTLPLHWQAAAKDLSRRCDLELALGRYLSLIKNLISLCPLLGLLGTVSGMIEVFDNMAVSANSDPQLMAAAIARATLPTMLGMSIALLGIINFTYLKRWSQRSQLNLAATGLSLGSHQ; from the coding sequence ATGAACAGCCTGCTCAACACCTACCAGCAAGCCAGCCATATACTGAGCGATTTACTCTATCAAGGAGGCTGGGTGCTCAGCCTACTGCTAATGCTAAGCAGCCTATTAGCCAGCTTGTTACTGGAGCGCTACTGGTTCCGTTTTGTAAGTTATCCCAAACTGTTACGTAACTACCAGCAGACTCAAAGCAAGACTCTGCCGCTGCACTGGCAAGCTGCCGCCAAGGATTTAAGCCGACGCTGCGACTTAGAGCTGGCGCTAGGACGCTACCTAAGTCTGATTAAAAACTTGATTAGCCTTTGCCCCCTGCTTGGATTGTTAGGCACAGTAAGCGGCATGATTGAAGTGTTTGATAACATGGCAGTAAGCGCTAACAGCGATCCACAATTAATGGCAGCGGCAATCGCACGGGCCACTCTGCCCACTATGTTAGGTATGAGCATAGCCTTATTAGGTATTATCAATTTTACTTATTTGAAGCGCTGGAGCCAGCGTAGTCAGCTTAACTTAGCAGCAACAGGGCTAAGCTTAGGGAGCCATC